The Setaria italica strain Yugu1 chromosome IX, Setaria_italica_v2.0, whole genome shotgun sequence genome has a window encoding:
- the LOC111255873 gene encoding uncharacterized protein LOC111255873: MGLPDVRSQAHSLSDPHCHHLLVPGGSTHQKPHHHSTSLPNPPTPTSRLSSTTQATANPLDRIPSRDSALRRRRQGHPAMASPVRSVVPRLEPAASPRQPAALTDDPLEEILLRVDSYADLARAYTACVSFRGLIADPNFLRRYHSRHPPLLLGSLGCTIPVGFQPVQAPHPKAPASRALGSAAGFSFDYLANSRDHVWAPSDVSDGRVLFYGVPNDGNDDYGEYVFVLWDLAVCDPLSRQYLLLPVPVKGPYG; this comes from the coding sequence ATGGGCCTCCCGGACGTCCGCTCACAAGCCCACTCGCTCAGCGATCCTCATTGTCATCATCTACTCGTGCCCGGTGGCTCCACCCACCAGAAACCACACCACCACTCCACCAGTCTGCCGAATCCACCAACACCGACGTCTCGCCTCAGCTCCACCACCCAGGCCACCGCAAATCCTCTCGATCGGATCCCCTCCCGTGATTCCGCCCTTCGTCGGAGGCGGCAAGGCCATCCGGCGATGGCGTCGCCGGTCCGGTCGGTTGTCCCCCGCCTCGAGCCCGCGGCGTCGCCGCGGCAGCCGGCCGCCCTCACCGACGACCCCCTGGAGGAGATCTTGCTCCGGGTCGACTCCTACGCCGACCTCGCCCGCGCCTACACCGCCTGCGTCTCCTTCCGCGGCCTCATCGCCGACCCCAACTTCCTCCGCCGCTACCACTCCCGCCACccgcccctcctcctcggctccctCGGCTGCACCATACCCGTCGGCTTCCAGCCCGTGCAGGCGCCTCACCCCAAAGCTCCTGCCTCCCGCGCACTCGGCAGCGCCGCCGGCTTCTCCTTCGACTACCTCGCCAACAGCAGAGATCATGTGTGGGCTCCCAGCGACGTCTCCGACGGCCGTGTCCTCTTTTACGGCGTCCCTAACGATGGGAACGACGATTACGGCGAATATGTCTTCGTTCTTTGGGACCTCGCGGTGTGCGACCCCTTGTCCCGGCAATACCTGCTGCTGCCAGTGCCGGTCAAGGGGCCCTACGGGTGA